One region of Flavobacterium sp. GSB-24 genomic DNA includes:
- the surE gene encoding 5'/3'-nucleotidase SurE has translation MKAEKPLILVTNDDGILAPGIRTLISVMETIGEVIVVAPDKPQSAMGHAITINNTLFLDKISKDDDTIAEYSCSGTPVDCVKLAVNEILKRKPDLCVSGINHGSNSSINVIYSGTMSAAVEAGIEGIQAIGFSLLDFDWNADFEPIKSFVKKIALETLANKLPPGVVLNVNFPKLKETEIKGIKVCRQAKAYYAQKFDKRQTPFGKDYYWLAGKFVNEDQGEDTDEWALENGYISVVPVQFDLTAHHSIQQLNTWKLND, from the coding sequence ATGAAAGCCGAAAAACCTTTAATATTGGTAACTAATGATGACGGCATCTTAGCTCCTGGAATACGAACTCTTATCAGTGTTATGGAAACAATCGGCGAAGTAATCGTCGTTGCTCCAGACAAACCCCAAAGTGCAATGGGGCACGCTATAACGATTAACAACACTTTGTTTCTCGATAAGATTTCTAAAGATGATGACACAATTGCAGAATATAGCTGCTCTGGAACCCCTGTAGATTGTGTAAAGCTGGCAGTTAATGAAATCTTAAAACGCAAACCAGATTTATGCGTTTCGGGAATTAACCATGGTTCAAATTCTTCTATAAATGTAATTTATTCGGGAACTATGAGCGCTGCGGTTGAAGCTGGAATAGAAGGAATTCAAGCCATTGGTTTCTCACTTTTAGACTTTGATTGGAATGCCGATTTTGAACCTATTAAGTCTTTTGTCAAAAAAATTGCCTTAGAAACACTAGCTAATAAGCTGCCTCCAGGTGTAGTTTTAAATGTCAATTTTCCGAAATTGAAAGAAACAGAAATTAAAGGAATTAAGGTTTGCCGTCAAGCGAAAGCATACTACGCCCAAAAATTTGATAAAAGACAAACTCCTTTTGGTAAAGATTATTACTGGCTTGCCGGCAAATTTGTAAACGAAGATCAAGGCGAAGATACAGATGAATGGGCGCTGGAAAACGGATATATTTCTGTAGTTCCCGTACAATTTGACTTGACTGCCCACCACTCTATTCAACAACTTAATACATGGAAATTAAATGATTAA
- a CDS encoding carboxy terminal-processing peptidase, which translates to MNAIIKFMKRNYKILIAVLCLSLTLFAFKMNADRTIDPDPNRDKTLLELLAFVIEKGHYSPAEINDEFSKGIFKDYIEALDPSKRFFLQSDIDEFKQYELMLDDQFLNKDITFFNLTYTRLMKRMEESKKRYKTILAQPFNYNVDETFNADYEHIPYAKNLTEINERWRKQIKLSTLSSLVTKQKIEEEKKKKDPAYKEKSFETLEKETRESSLKSLDDNFSVIKDLNREYWFSVYLNSIMTRFDPHTSYFAPEEKDRFDVNISGKLEGIGARLTKKNDFTQIDELISGGPAWKGKQLEAGDLILKVAQGNEEPVDVVGMRLDDVVKKIKGHKGTEVKLTVKKVDGSIKVISIIRDVVEIEETYAKSSIVEKNGLKYGVIYLPKFYIDFENKDGRDAGKDIALEVERLKKENVNGIVLDVRDDGGGSLSTVVDIAGLFIEEGPIVQVKSAGKKKEVLYDKDKKIEWDGPLVIMVNSFSASASEILAAAIQDYKRGVIIGSKQTYGKGTVQNVLDLNQFVRNANYGDLGALKITGQKFYRINGGSTQLEGVHSDVVMPDRYAYLKMGERDIDNAMPWDKIDPADYSTWTSNENFNKAIINSKNRIAQNAQFKLIDDNAKWIDVKNKENTYSLNINSFKATQEQVENEGKKYKPILDYKNDLVFKSLPYEEVEMNADATLKEKRDAWHQALAKDVYVEEALNVLDDLQGKGLVKNNVSPKMKKDKLVKS; encoded by the coding sequence ATGAATGCTATTATAAAGTTTATGAAAAGAAATTATAAGATACTCATAGCCGTATTGTGCTTATCGCTTACATTATTTGCATTTAAGATGAATGCCGATAGAACAATCGACCCTGATCCGAATAGAGATAAAACACTTTTAGAGTTACTAGCATTTGTTATTGAAAAAGGACATTATAGTCCAGCAGAAATAAATGATGAATTCTCAAAAGGGATTTTTAAAGATTATATTGAAGCGTTAGACCCTTCAAAGAGATTTTTCCTGCAGTCGGATATTGATGAATTTAAGCAGTATGAATTAATGCTTGACGATCAGTTTTTGAATAAGGATATTACTTTTTTCAACCTAACTTACACAAGGTTGATGAAACGTATGGAAGAAAGTAAAAAACGTTACAAAACGATTTTAGCTCAGCCATTTAACTATAATGTTGATGAAACTTTTAATGCCGATTATGAGCACATTCCGTATGCGAAAAACTTAACTGAGATTAACGAAAGATGGAGAAAACAAATTAAATTATCGACTCTTTCTTCTCTTGTTACTAAACAAAAAATCGAAGAAGAAAAGAAGAAAAAAGATCCAGCTTATAAAGAAAAATCTTTTGAAACTTTAGAAAAAGAAACACGCGAAAGTTCTTTAAAATCTCTGGATGATAATTTTAGTGTTATTAAAGATTTGAATAGAGAGTACTGGTTTTCAGTTTATTTGAATTCTATTATGACTCGTTTTGATCCGCATACAAGTTATTTTGCACCTGAAGAAAAAGACCGTTTTGATGTAAACATCAGTGGTAAATTAGAAGGTATTGGAGCACGTTTGACTAAGAAAAATGATTTCACTCAAATTGATGAATTAATTTCTGGCGGACCTGCTTGGAAAGGAAAACAACTAGAAGCTGGTGATTTGATTTTAAAAGTTGCTCAAGGAAATGAGGAGCCTGTAGATGTTGTCGGAATGCGTTTGGATGATGTTGTGAAGAAAATTAAAGGCCACAAAGGAACTGAGGTTAAACTTACAGTTAAAAAAGTGGACGGAAGTATTAAAGTAATTTCGATTATCAGAGATGTAGTTGAAATTGAAGAAACTTATGCTAAGTCTAGTATTGTAGAGAAAAATGGTTTAAAATATGGAGTGATTTATCTTCCTAAGTTTTATATCGATTTTGAAAACAAAGACGGACGTGATGCTGGAAAAGATATCGCTCTTGAAGTAGAGAGATTGAAAAAAGAAAACGTCAACGGAATTGTTTTAGACGTACGTGATGACGGTGGTGGATCTCTTTCGACAGTAGTTGATATTGCTGGTTTATTTATCGAAGAAGGACCAATTGTTCAAGTTAAATCTGCTGGTAAAAAGAAAGAAGTTCTATACGATAAAGACAAAAAAATCGAATGGGATGGTCCGTTAGTAATCATGGTGAACAGTTTTTCTGCTTCGGCTTCTGAGATTTTAGCTGCAGCGATTCAGGATTACAAACGTGGTGTAATTATCGGAAGTAAACAAACTTACGGTAAAGGAACGGTACAAAACGTATTAGATTTGAATCAATTTGTTCGTAATGCAAATTATGGAGATCTTGGAGCTTTGAAAATTACAGGACAAAAATTCTACAGAATCAATGGTGGATCTACTCAACTAGAAGGTGTTCATAGTGATGTTGTTATGCCAGATCGTTACGCTTACCTAAAAATGGGTGAGAGAGATATTGACAATGCAATGCCATGGGATAAAATTGATCCAGCTGATTACAGCACTTGGACTTCTAATGAGAATTTTAATAAAGCTATTATTAATAGTAAAAATAGAATTGCTCAAAATGCTCAATTCAAATTAATTGATGACAATGCAAAATGGATTGACGTTAAGAATAAAGAGAATACTTATAGCTTAAACATTAACAGCTTTAAAGCAACTCAAGAACAGGTAGAAAATGAAGGTAAGAAATACAAACCAATTTTAGATTATAAAAATGATTTGGTTTTTAAATCACTGCCTTACGAAGAAGTTGAAATGAATGCTGATGCTACTTTAAAAGAAAAAAGAGATGCATGGCACCAAGCTTTAGCAAAAGATGTTTATGTAGAAGAAGCATTAAATGTTTTGGATGATTTACAAGGAAAAGGTTTAGTAAAAAATAATGTTTCTCCGAAAATGAAAAAGGATAAACTAGTGAAGTCTTAA
- a CDS encoding peptide MFS transporter: MEKNITLEEIQNFEGKYPKQLWYLFFVEMWERFCFYGMRGVLTIFMVDQLFLKEDHASLQYGAIQAFVYAFTFVGGIFADKILGFKKSLFFGAIVMILGNLLIAVSPHDLFYYGIAFSIIGTGFFKPNVSSMVGELYKEDDGRRDAGYGMFYAGINVGGLFGGALCVYLGKYYSWQLCFLSAALVMFLGLMTFLFTKKYLGPIGDSPLLNLKPSARRIREIAVYVLSLLSIPFIFIMVKNTDYTDYFMYTIGIIAVLYFAYELMKLGDIKLQKKLFAAFLFVFFYLLFNAIYEQSGGSLSLFAKDNLDDKLLFFSIDPNIINNSSNTFFVVVLSPLIGLLWIWMGKRKIEPNTLIKFGIGFLFLAASFYIFYLTRFFANAKGIASLNVFTFAYLVTTIGELCLGPIGMSIITKLSPKRLFGMMMGLWFLASAFGQLAAGKLGAEISRSNTGDTLLSKLQSYTEGYYQLAIYSLVAGVVLIAISPLIKKLMQEVK, encoded by the coding sequence TTTATGGTTGATCAGCTTTTCTTAAAAGAAGATCATGCCAGTTTACAATATGGAGCCATTCAGGCTTTCGTTTATGCTTTTACATTTGTCGGAGGTATTTTTGCCGATAAAATATTAGGATTTAAAAAATCGCTTTTTTTTGGTGCAATCGTAATGATTCTAGGGAATCTTTTAATTGCGGTGTCGCCTCACGATTTATTCTATTACGGAATTGCTTTCTCAATTATTGGAACAGGTTTTTTTAAGCCAAATGTTTCGTCAATGGTTGGTGAATTGTACAAAGAAGATGACGGCAGAAGAGATGCAGGTTACGGAATGTTTTATGCTGGGATAAATGTTGGAGGTCTTTTTGGAGGTGCTCTTTGTGTTTATTTAGGGAAATATTATTCTTGGCAGTTGTGTTTTTTATCGGCGGCTTTAGTAATGTTTTTAGGGTTGATGACATTTTTATTCACTAAAAAATATTTAGGGCCAATTGGAGATTCTCCATTATTGAATTTAAAACCTTCTGCAAGGAGAATTCGTGAAATTGCAGTTTACGTACTATCGCTTTTAAGTATTCCATTTATTTTTATAATGGTGAAGAATACTGATTATACAGATTATTTCATGTATACAATTGGTATAATTGCCGTATTATATTTTGCTTACGAATTAATGAAATTGGGAGACATTAAACTGCAGAAAAAGCTGTTTGCAGCATTTTTGTTTGTGTTTTTCTATCTTTTATTTAATGCGATTTACGAACAGAGCGGAGGATCATTGTCGCTTTTTGCTAAAGATAATCTAGATGACAAACTTTTGTTTTTCAGCATTGATCCGAATATTATAAACAACAGTTCTAATACTTTCTTTGTGGTTGTTTTAAGCCCGCTGATTGGTTTGTTGTGGATCTGGATGGGTAAAAGAAAAATTGAGCCTAATACATTGATTAAATTCGGAATTGGATTCTTGTTTTTAGCAGCTTCATTTTATATTTTTTATTTGACTAGATTTTTTGCTAATGCTAAAGGAATTGCATCTTTAAATGTTTTTACTTTTGCTTATTTAGTAACAACAATTGGTGAGCTTTGTTTAGGACCAATTGGAATGTCTATTATTACAAAACTTTCTCCAAAAAGATTGTTTGGAATGATGATGGGATTATGGTTCTTGGCAAGTGCATTTGGGCAATTGGCAGCAGGAAAGTTAGGAGCAGAAATATCAAGATCTAATACTGGAGATACATTACTTTCTAAACTACAATCGTATACAGAAGGGTATTATCAATTAGCTATTTATTCTCTTGTGGCAGGAGTTGTTTTAATCGCAATTTCGCCATTGATTAAAAAATTGATGCAGGAAGTAAAATAG
- a CDS encoding thioredoxin family protein: MKKIVLIALFLIGAANVQAQELKWYTDVREAITVSNKEQKPLLMFFTGSDWCGWCIRLQNEVLKTDEFKKWASSNVVLVELDYPRGVPQTPELKNQNNELQQAFGIQGFPTIFFTSAESKDGKVNFKGLGKTGYVAGGPSAWLTVAEGIVHPKKS; the protein is encoded by the coding sequence ATGAAAAAAATAGTACTTATTGCTTTATTTTTAATTGGTGCTGCGAATGTTCAAGCACAAGAATTAAAATGGTACACAGACGTTAGAGAAGCGATTACTGTAAGTAATAAAGAACAAAAGCCTTTATTGATGTTTTTTACAGGCAGTGATTGGTGTGGATGGTGCATTCGTTTGCAGAATGAAGTTTTAAAAACAGACGAATTTAAAAAATGGGCATCAAGTAATGTAGTTCTGGTAGAATTAGATTATCCAAGAGGTGTTCCTCAAACTCCAGAGCTTAAGAATCAAAATAATGAATTGCAGCAAGCCTTCGGGATTCAAGGCTTTCCAACAATTTTCTTCACCAGTGCAGAATCTAAAGATGGAAAAGTAAATTTTAAAGGTCTCGGTAAAACAGGATATGTTGCCGGCGGACCATCGGCTTGGCTGACTGTTGCAGAAGGAATTGTTCATCCAAAGAAATCATAA
- the rpe gene encoding ribulose-phosphate 3-epimerase, whose translation MKNTFIAPSVLAADFANLQRDIEMINNSQADWFHIDIMDGVFVPNISFGMPVLEAISKHAKKYIDVHLMIIDPDRYIKTFADLGANGLTVHYEACTHLHRTLQAIKAEGMKAGVAMNPHTNIDLLEDVINDIDVVCIMSVNPGFGGQSFIENTYDKVKKLKALITRKNASTLIEIDGGVTNKNAKQLVEAGADVLVAGSFVFKAENQIETIAELKVLTTF comes from the coding sequence ATGAAAAATACATTTATTGCTCCTTCAGTTCTTGCGGCAGATTTTGCTAATTTACAGCGCGATATTGAAATGATAAACAACAGTCAGGCTGATTGGTTTCATATTGATATTATGGATGGAGTTTTTGTTCCGAATATTTCTTTCGGAATGCCAGTTTTAGAAGCTATTTCAAAACATGCGAAAAAATATATCGATGTGCATTTAATGATTATCGATCCTGATCGCTATATTAAAACTTTTGCAGATTTAGGGGCTAACGGATTAACAGTACATTACGAAGCCTGTACACACTTGCACAGAACGCTTCAGGCGATTAAAGCAGAAGGAATGAAAGCTGGAGTAGCTATGAATCCTCATACTAATATTGATCTCTTAGAAGACGTTATTAACGATATTGACGTAGTTTGTATTATGAGTGTGAATCCTGGTTTTGGAGGACAATCATTTATAGAGAACACTTATGACAAAGTCAAAAAGTTAAAAGCATTAATTACACGTAAAAATGCGTCAACTCTTATTGAAATTGACGGCGGCGTTACCAACAAAAATGCAAAACAATTAGTAGAAGCGGGAGCCGATGTATTGGTCGCTGGAAGTTTTGTTTTTAAAGCTGAAAATCAAATTGAAACAATTGCCGAGTTAAAAGTCCTTACTACTTTTTAA
- a CDS encoding ComEC/Rec2 family competence protein — protein sequence MKVLDFPLVKITIAFILGVIASYYSHFSVSMLMIPLSLSLILFCFSYFWNLKHNKKYIIFGVSVYIFSFVIGAVTLLSHTEKLQKNNYTHCKSAFEKPQSITIILREKLKSNDYSDRYVGHIKSISDKVYSGKIIINIQKDSTENQLIIGNTIKIQTALQANKSNKNPNQFDYGRYLADKQIYAQIYCQKKEILVSKTITKDIWYYCAKLHSRIVLNLEKAKFNKAEMNVALALILGQQQEISQDIIQDYQYSGATHILSVSGLHVGFIMLFITFILKPIPNTKKGSLIKLASILISLAGFAIISGLSPSVLRSVVMFSFVAIANHLRRTGNIYHTLLVSILLILLFEPYFLFDVGFQLSYLALFFILWLQPLLKNIYKPKNKLMVYIWEALTVSFAAQIGTLPLCLYYFHQFPGLFFVTNIIILPVLSFIMIAGIVVMIIAIFTSPPYFVTIIFEKSIYLLNLMIHAVASIDSFVIRDISFNPYYLFTFYLFIIYVILWLKKPDYTKLVLVFSSTILIQLAFILTKFRTESEKELIVYHEKNSTLISERIGKNTVLFTRDTTFAKNKNSRSLNMYLVGNSIVLTKTEKIKNLLYFKDTKILIVDSTGILPSNAAPDILILTQSPKINLDRVLKSIRPKLIIADGSNSNTIQKSWKNSCLKKNIPFHPTNEKGYYKL from the coding sequence ATGAAAGTATTAGATTTTCCGTTAGTTAAAATAACAATTGCCTTTATTTTGGGAGTTATTGCTTCCTACTATTCTCATTTTTCTGTTTCAATGCTGATGATTCCACTTTCATTGTCTTTGATACTATTTTGTTTCAGCTATTTCTGGAATCTAAAACACAACAAGAAGTATATCATATTTGGTGTTTCTGTGTATATCTTCTCTTTCGTTATTGGGGCTGTAACACTTTTAAGTCATACCGAGAAACTTCAAAAAAATAACTATACACATTGCAAATCAGCATTCGAAAAACCGCAGTCAATAACTATAATTCTTAGAGAAAAACTCAAAAGTAACGATTACAGCGATCGTTATGTTGGTCATATTAAAAGTATTTCAGATAAGGTTTATTCTGGAAAAATTATAATTAACATTCAAAAGGACAGTACTGAAAATCAATTGATAATCGGGAATACTATTAAGATTCAAACGGCTTTACAGGCAAATAAATCAAATAAAAATCCGAATCAATTTGACTACGGCAGATACCTAGCCGACAAACAAATTTATGCACAGATTTATTGTCAAAAAAAAGAAATACTAGTCAGCAAAACTATTACAAAAGACATTTGGTATTATTGTGCCAAACTGCACTCCAGAATAGTTTTAAACCTCGAAAAAGCAAAATTTAATAAAGCTGAAATGAATGTCGCTCTTGCCTTGATTTTAGGTCAGCAGCAAGAAATTTCACAAGACATTATTCAAGATTATCAATATTCTGGAGCAACACACATTTTATCTGTTTCAGGTTTACATGTAGGTTTTATAATGCTTTTTATAACCTTTATTTTAAAACCAATTCCAAACACAAAAAAGGGTTCTTTAATTAAACTTGCTTCTATTTTAATTTCACTGGCTGGATTTGCAATAATATCAGGTCTATCACCATCGGTTTTGAGATCTGTTGTAATGTTTTCATTTGTAGCAATTGCCAATCATTTGCGAAGAACAGGTAATATTTACCACACTTTACTAGTGTCAATTTTATTGATATTACTTTTTGAACCGTATTTTTTATTTGATGTCGGTTTTCAGTTAAGTTATTTGGCTTTGTTTTTTATTCTTTGGTTGCAGCCGCTATTAAAAAACATCTACAAACCAAAGAATAAATTGATGGTTTATATCTGGGAAGCTTTAACCGTTTCTTTCGCTGCACAAATTGGTACTTTACCTTTATGTTTGTATTATTTTCACCAATTTCCAGGTTTATTTTTTGTCACTAATATTATAATTCTTCCTGTTCTGTCATTTATAATGATTGCAGGAATTGTGGTAATGATAATTGCAATTTTTACGAGTCCGCCTTACTTTGTAACAATCATTTTTGAAAAAAGCATTTATCTCTTAAATCTAATGATTCATGCCGTTGCCTCTATTGACTCGTTTGTTATAAGAGATATTAGTTTTAACCCTTATTATTTATTCACCTTTTACCTTTTCATTATTTATGTAATTCTATGGTTAAAGAAACCAGATTACACTAAACTCGTACTTGTTTTTAGTTCTACAATTTTAATTCAGCTTGCTTTTATTCTCACTAAATTCAGAACCGAAAGCGAAAAGGAATTGATTGTTTATCATGAAAAAAATAGCACTCTTATATCAGAACGAATTGGAAAAAATACTGTTCTTTTTACCAGAGATACAACTTTCGCAAAAAATAAAAACAGCAGAAGCCTAAATATGTATCTCGTTGGTAATTCAATTGTTTTAACCAAAACAGAAAAGATTAAAAATTTACTCTACTTTAAAGACACTAAAATTCTAATCGTTGACAGCACTGGAATTCTTCCTTCTAATGCAGCGCCAGACATTTTGATTCTTACTCAGAGTCCTAAAATAAATCTAGACAGAGTACTGAAAAGCATTCGGCCAAAACTTATAATTGCCGATGGCTCGAATTCAAATACTATCCAAAAATCTTGGAAGAACAGCTGTCTCAAAAAAAATATCCCTTTCCATCCAACGAACGAAAAGGGATATTACAAATTATAA
- the lpxB gene encoding lipid-A-disaccharide synthase, translating into MKYYIIAGEASGDLHGSNLMKALYAEDPQADIRFWGGDLMQKAGGTLVKHYRDLAFMGFIEVVFNLKTILNNIKICKKDITEFKPDVIIFIDYPGFNMRIAKWAKELGYKTHYYISPQIWAWKENRIKAIKQDVDKMFVILPFEKSFYEDKHQFPVDFVGHPLIDAIQNQPAFDEALFRKENNLGEKPIIAVLPGSRKQEITKMLSVMLSVVDDFQDYEFVIAGAPSQEYEFYQQFLKNKNIAFVSNKTYDLLRSSTAALVTSGTATLETALFKVPEVVCYKGSEVSYQIAKRIITLKYISLVNLIMDQEVVTELIQADCNKKRIKEELQKLLEPDYRSKLLQNYDILEQKLGGVGASKKTAKLIVADLKNN; encoded by the coding sequence ATGAAGTATTACATAATAGCAGGTGAAGCCTCTGGAGATTTACACGGATCTAATTTAATGAAAGCTTTGTATGCTGAAGATCCTCAAGCAGACATTCGATTTTGGGGAGGTGACTTAATGCAGAAAGCAGGCGGAACTCTTGTAAAACATTACCGAGATCTAGCTTTTATGGGCTTTATAGAAGTGGTTTTCAACTTAAAAACCATTTTAAACAATATAAAAATCTGCAAAAAAGACATTACTGAGTTTAAACCAGATGTCATTATTTTTATAGATTATCCTGGTTTTAATATGCGAATTGCTAAATGGGCAAAAGAGCTAGGTTATAAAACTCACTATTATATTTCGCCTCAAATTTGGGCTTGGAAAGAAAACCGTATTAAAGCAATCAAACAAGACGTCGATAAGATGTTTGTTATTTTGCCTTTTGAAAAAAGTTTTTACGAAGATAAACATCAGTTTCCAGTTGATTTTGTCGGCCATCCTTTAATCGATGCTATTCAGAATCAGCCTGCATTTGATGAAGCTCTGTTTAGGAAAGAAAATAATTTGGGCGAAAAACCAATTATTGCTGTTTTACCGGGAAGCCGTAAACAGGAAATTACCAAAATGCTGAGTGTAATGTTAAGTGTTGTTGATGATTTTCAAGATTACGAATTTGTAATTGCCGGCGCCCCAAGTCAGGAATATGAATTCTATCAGCAGTTTCTAAAGAACAAAAACATTGCGTTTGTTTCAAACAAGACCTACGATTTACTGCGCTCTTCAACAGCTGCTTTGGTAACTTCTGGGACAGCAACTCTTGAAACAGCACTTTTTAAAGTTCCCGAAGTAGTTTGTTATAAAGGAAGTGAAGTTTCGTACCAAATCGCGAAACGTATTATTACATTAAAGTACATTTCGCTGGTTAATTTAATTATGGATCAAGAAGTTGTAACTGAATTGATTCAAGCTGACTGCAACAAAAAGCGAATTAAAGAAGAGCTTCAAAAATTATTAGAACCGGATTATCGCTCTAAACTGCTTCAAAACTATGATATTTTAGAGCAAAAACTTGGAGGAGTTGGCGCGAGTAAAAAAACTGCCAAACTTATAGTTGCCGATTTAAAAAATAATTAA
- a CDS encoding DNA/RNA non-specific endonuclease, which yields MKSCIVLVLMSFALLSCKKNNIEINESKNDNEIVSFSGNSNSTDSLYTFAYLPTSTTKQIVKHQYYTLSYNEKFEQAEWVAYELKKEYLKNHDYKRPYFIEDPKVTTGSADWRNYKKSGYDKGHLCPAGDMEFNKDAYNDTFYTSNISPQKKEFNAGIWNRLEQKTRYWAGKYNDIYVVTGGIPKDSDKKIGTEKVAVPKYFYKIILAKSGKEHKAIAFLVPNEENDKSIYDFMVPIETLEKMTGINFFPNLKNLKSSKDF from the coding sequence ATGAAAAGTTGTATAGTTTTAGTTTTGATGAGTTTTGCATTATTATCTTGTAAAAAAAACAATATAGAGATTAATGAAAGCAAGAATGATAATGAAATAGTTTCTTTTTCAGGAAACTCAAATAGTACAGATTCTTTATACACGTTTGCTTATCTGCCAACATCTACAACAAAACAAATTGTAAAACATCAATATTATACGCTTTCGTACAATGAAAAGTTTGAACAGGCAGAATGGGTGGCGTACGAACTAAAGAAAGAATACTTAAAAAACCATGACTATAAAAGACCTTATTTTATAGAAGATCCAAAAGTAACTACTGGTTCTGCAGATTGGAGGAATTATAAAAAATCAGGTTATGATAAAGGGCATCTTTGTCCTGCGGGAGATATGGAATTTAATAAGGATGCTTATAATGATACTTTTTACACTTCGAATATTTCTCCTCAGAAAAAAGAATTTAATGCTGGAATTTGGAATAGGCTAGAGCAGAAGACACGTTATTGGGCAGGAAAATACAATGATATTTATGTAGTAACGGGCGGAATTCCAAAAGATTCAGACAAAAAAATAGGAACAGAAAAAGTTGCTGTTCCTAAGTATTTTTATAAAATTATCTTAGCCAAATCTGGAAAAGAGCATAAAGCGATTGCTTTTCTAGTTCCAAACGAAGAAAATGATAAATCTATCTATGATTTTATGGTTCCAATCGAGACATTAGAAAAAATGACTGGAATTAATTTCTTCCCGAATTTAAAAAACTTAAAAAGTAGTAAGGACTTTTAA
- a CDS encoding C40 family peptidase, producing MKRIIIFLLLTVAFTSCKSTSTAVSKNESKRENRTLVNNLIEKATDNIGVRYKAGGTTKSGFDCSGLVYTTFESENIKLPRSSYDQAKIGKVIPLNDAKKGDLIFFKTNKSRQINHVGLITEANSDEVKFVHSSTSKGVIISSTKEPYYKNSFEQVNRVLP from the coding sequence TTGAAGAGAATTATAATTTTTCTGCTTTTGACTGTTGCTTTTACTTCTTGTAAATCGACTTCTACTGCCGTGAGCAAAAATGAATCTAAAAGAGAAAATAGAACTCTGGTTAACAATTTAATTGAAAAAGCAACCGATAATATTGGCGTTCGTTACAAAGCTGGCGGAACTACAAAAAGCGGTTTCGACTGCTCTGGATTAGTTTACACGACATTCGAAAGTGAAAATATAAAACTTCCAAGAAGCTCTTATGACCAAGCTAAAATTGGAAAAGTAATTCCGCTGAATGACGCCAAAAAAGGTGATTTAATCTTCTTTAAAACCAATAAAAGCAGACAAATCAATCATGTGGGATTAATTACAGAAGCGAATTCAGATGAAGTTAAATTTGTTCATTCTTCTACTTCAAAAGGTGTAATTATTTCTTCTACCAAAGAACCTTATTATAAAAATTCTTTCGAGCAGGTTAATAGAGTACTTCCTTAA
- a CDS encoding thioredoxin family protein, producing the protein MLQKLLILLLFLGSFFANAQNIIWKTDINDAVATSAEKRKPLMIFFTGQGVNPQLQNEIFATRDFEDWSRKNVILVKLDLSDPSVPDAAKEQNLRLKNAFGIEEIPQVCFTEVNVRKGKTNFNKLGLISYMSSGVKAWISESNLILNPE; encoded by the coding sequence ATGCTTCAAAAACTACTTATTCTACTACTCTTTTTGGGTTCATTTTTTGCCAATGCGCAAAATATAATTTGGAAAACAGACATTAATGATGCTGTTGCCACAAGTGCAGAAAAAAGAAAACCTTTAATGATTTTCTTTACAGGTCAAGGAGTAAATCCTCAGCTTCAAAATGAAATTTTTGCTACTCGCGATTTTGAAGATTGGTCTCGTAAAAACGTTATTTTAGTAAAACTAGATCTTTCAGATCCTTCGGTTCCTGATGCAGCTAAAGAACAAAACCTTAGATTAAAAAATGCTTTTGGTATTGAAGAAATTCCGCAAGTTTGTTTTACAGAAGTTAACGTTAGAAAAGGCAAAACCAACTTCAACAAACTCGGTCTCATTTCATATATGTCGTCAGGCGTTAAGGCTTGGATTTCTGAGTCTAATTTGATTTTAAACCCAGAATAA